In Hyperolius riggenbachi isolate aHypRig1 chromosome 10, aHypRig1.pri, whole genome shotgun sequence, a genomic segment contains:
- the LOC137534736 gene encoding gastrula zinc finger protein XlCGF57.1-like, with amino-acid sequence MMRTIKEEEETHVRGDQQSAVEGDVMRTIKKEEKETYVRSVKQSTEEDSVMERTIKKEEVTNVWGYQHSMEEDEMMCTINEEKYKRNMKSDQYMEEDDAGRMKEEEEELYHHTMEQGVIMVIVKEEESSADSSADEQDEGSTSEGRLISPPDYNAEDNDVTQYSPGGNPITGNTHHRLYHKERSSDPSNPEESSDSSYPINHLRFHRTNPSCNPSVPEGSSAGVLCSVRQNVGNKKLPQTESDKRFSSGSLPDLHQRVRAGECALPCSECEKRFCGHQRTQTAKGRFLCSECGKNFVHKGALIRHQKLHRGERPFTCLECGKCFGQKGQLLIHLRIHTGERPYSCSECEKVFSNKRNLVKHQRTHTGERPYVCLECRKDFSQKGDLQRHQKVHTGERPYLCSECGKGFIKKGDLVKHQRTHTGERPFKCLECGIAFIGKRDLLRHEKKHKGECHFTCLECGRSFNDRESFDKHMRVHTGERPYSCSECGKCFALKTNFVKHQKIHKGERPFLCSVCEKSFIDRDHLVRHQKIHTNQQPF; translated from the exons atgatgaggacaattaaggaggaagaagagacacatgtgaggggtgatcagcagtctgcagtGGAGGGTGACGTGATGAGGACcattaaaaaggaagaaaaagagacgtatgtgagatcCGTTAAACAGTCTACAGAGGAGGATAGTGTTATGGAAAGAACAATTAAAAAGGAGGAAGTGACAAATGTGTGGGGTTATCAGCATTCCATGGAGGAGGATGAAATGATGTGCACCATTAACGAGGAAAAATACAAGAGAAATATGAAGAGTGATCAGTATAtggaggaggatgacgcagggcgaatgaaagaggaggaggaagagctgtATCACCATACTATGGAACAGGGCGTAATAATGGTGATAGTTAAGGAGGAGGAATCCTCCGCAGATAGCAGTGCAG ATGAACAAGATGAAGGGAGCACCTCGGAGGGACGTCTTATCTCACCTCCAGATTATAATGCAGAAGATAATGATGTCACACAATATTCTCCAGGAGGAAACCCCATTACTGGAAATACACATCACAGACTTTACCATAAGGAGAGATCTTCGGATCCCTCTAATCCTGAAGAATCTTCTGACTCATCATATCCAATTAACCATCTGAGATTTCATAGGACAAATCCATCATGTAACCCGTCGGTTCCTGAGGGATCCTCTGCAGGGGTTTTATGCAGCGTTAGACAGAATGTTGGTAACAAGAAATTGCCGCAGACTGAAAGCGATAAACGTTTTAGCTCTGGCTCCCTTCCCGATTTACACCAGAGAGTGCGAGCGGGTGAGTGTGCTTTACCGTGCTCTGAATGTGAGAAGCGgttctgtggacaccagagaacacagacagcCAAGGGACGTTTTttgtgctcagagtgtgggaaaaatttTGTTCACAAAGGAGCCCTTATTAGGCACCAGAAGCTTCACAGAGGCGAGCGTccttttacatgtttagaatgtggGAAGTGCTTTGGCCAAAAGGGACAACTCCTCATACACCTCAGAATACACACAGGGGAGcgaccttattcatgttcagagtgtgagaaagttttttctaacaaaagAAATCTTGTTAAacaccagagaacacacacaggagagcgtccttatgTATGTTTGGAGTGCAGGAAAGATTTTTCTCAGAAAGGAGATCTTCAAAGACACCAGAAAGTTCACACAGGAGAGCGCCCTTATttatgctcagagtgtgggaaaggattcATTAAGAAAGGAGATCTTGTTAAGCACCAGCGAACTCACACGGGCGAGCGGCCATTTAAATGCCTAGAATGTGGGATAGCCTTCATTGGTAAAAGAGACCTTCTTAGACATGAGAAAAAACACAAAGGAGAGTGTCATTTTACATGTTTGGAGTGTGGGAGAAGTTTCAACGATAGAGAAAGCTTTGATAAACATATGAGAGTACACACTGGCGAGAGGCCTtactcatgttcagagtgtgggaaatgttttgctctcAAAACAAACTTTGTTaaacaccagaaaatacacaaagggGAGCGACCCTTTTTATGTTCAGTGTGTGAGAAAAGTTTCATTGATAGGGATCACCTTGTGAGACATCAAAAAATTCACACAAACCAACAACCTTTTTGA
- the LOC137534743 gene encoding gastrula zinc finger protein XlCGF57.1-like: MMKKMKEEEETYVKSDQQSIDEVEMRGTIKEEEETHVQEDQLSTEEGEVTRTMKEEEEQPDDQWCMDQGVMMVTIKGEDSLDSSADGEDVGSTSQGRLISPPDYTAEDNGVTQYSPGGNPITGNTHHRLYHEERSPEPSNPEEASDTSHPVTTNIKTRVHGASWSCDPSVPEGSSSGVLCGDRQLGDEIFVQSESDKCCIPVSLSDLHQNVHRSQCALPCSESGKDFHQREDLRHEKHHIGELPFTCSKCGKSFPQNDQLLRHHRMHTSERPFPCSECGKCFGRKLELLTHQRIHTGERPFSCSECGKDFTSKRNLLKHHRVHTGERPFSCSECGKGFVQKGDLLRHQKLHTDERPFLCSECGKGFIQKGELVKHQRVHTGELPFQCLECGKGYTGKAGLLKHERRHRGERPFTCPECGKCFARKGDLLGHQRTHTGERPFSCPECGKCFADKRNLFKHKKIHKGVRPFQCSECGKCFIDRGHLLSHEKVHTDKGPL, encoded by the exons ATGATGAAAAAaatgaaagaggaagaagaaacatATGTGAAAAGTGACCAGCAGTCTATAGACGAAGTTGAAATGAGGGGaacaattaaagaagaagaagagacacaTGTGCAGGAAGATCAGCTGTCTACAGAGGAGGGTGAAGTCACGAGGACaatgaaagaggaggaagaacagCCGGATGATCAGTGGTGTATGGATCAGGGTGTGATGATGGTGACCATTAAAGGGGAGGACTCTTTGGACAGCAGTGCAG ATGGAGAGGATGTGGGGAGCACCTCGCAGGGACGTCTTATCTCACCTCCAGATTATACTGCAGAAGATAATGGCGTCACACAATATTCTCCAGGAGGAAACCCCATTACTGGAAATACACATCACAGACTTTACCATGAGGAGAGATCACCGGAACCCTCTAATCCTGAGGAAGCTTCTGACACATCACATCCGGTTACCACAAATATAAAAACAAGAGTACATGGGGCAAGTTGGTCATGTGACCCATCTGTTCCAGAAGGGTCCTCCTCAGGTGTATTATGTGGTGACAGACAATTGGGTGATGAGatatttgtgcaatctgaaagtgATAAATGTTGTATCCCTGTTTCACTGTCTGATTTACATCAAAATGTGCATAGAAGTCAGTGCGCTTTACCATGTTCAGAGAGTGGGAAAGATTTTCATCAGAGAGAAGACCTTAGGCATGAAAAACACCACATAGGGGAACTTCCTTTTACATGTTCAAAATGCGGAAAAAGTTTTCCTCAGAATGACCAGCTCCTTAGACATCATAGAATGCACACAAGTGAGCGACCGtttccatgttcagagtgtgggaaatgttttggtagaAAGCTGGAGCTCCTGACACACCAAAGAATACACACGGGTGAAagacctttttcatgttcagagtgtgggaaagattTTACTAGCAAAAGAAATCTTCTGAAACACCACAGAGTGCACACAGGTGAGCGACCCTTTtcctgttcagaatgtgggaaaggttttgtacAAAAAGGCGATCTTCTAAGACACCAGAAACTTCACACAGATGAGCGTCCTTTTCTTTGTTCCGAGTGCGGGAAAGGCTTTATTCAGAAAGGAGAGCTTGTTAAGCATCAGAGAGTTCACACAGGTGAGCTCCCATTTCAATGCTTAGAGTGTGGAAAGGGTTACACTGGTAAAGCAGGCCTTCTTAAACATGAGAGAAGACACAGAGGAGAGCGCCCTTTCACAtgcccagagtgtgggaaatgttttgctcgcAAGGGAGACCTCCTTGGACACCAGAGAACCCACACAGGtgagcgtcctttttcatgtccagagtgtgggaaatgctttgctgACAAAAGAAACCTTTTTAAacacaagaaaatacacaaaggtGTGCGACCTTTtcagtgttcagagtgtgggaaatgtttcattgaTAGAGGTCACCTTCTTAGTCACGAAAAAGTTCATACAGACAAGGGTCCTCTTTAA